The following is a genomic window from Ethanoligenens harbinense YUAN-3.
AATTACCGGAAGTTCAAAGGCAGCTACCAGGCCATCAAATGCCTGGTGATGGTGGCCCTGCTGTTCATTTATATCTGCACGTCCCTCGCCGCCATCGGCATGCGGATCAATATCGCGATGGTCGTCTCAGTTGCGATTGCGTTCCTGTTTATCGTGCTTGGCAACGTGATGGGGCGCATCCGATTCAATTACTTTGTGGGTATCCGGACACCGTGGACGCTGGCCAATGAGGAAGTCTGGCGCAAGACCCATCGCTTTGCTGCGCCTGTCTGGGTTTTGGGTGGCATTGCTATTCTGCTGTTTGCCATTTTGAGCGGAGGCATGGCCATCTGGTCCGTTATCGTGATTGCGTGTGCCGTTGC
Proteins encoded in this region:
- a CDS encoding SdpI family protein, which produces MKKILKSDWYILLIVAVGFLLGAIFYQKMPARVPVHWDAQGHVNGYGSRFMGAFFLPLLNLGVYLLMAAAPYIDPRGSNYRKFKGSYQAIKCLVMVALLFIYICTSLAAIGMRINIAMVVSVAIAFLFIVLGNVMGRIRFNYFVGIRTPWTLANEEVWRKTHRFAAPVWVLGGIAILLFAILSGGMAIWSVIVIACAVALICVVYSYLVFRKIDKHR